AACGATGTTAAAACTTCGCTCAAGCGAACTCTGATCGGTAGGGTTATTAGCAATAAAATGGATAAAACCGTGACAGTGCTCATCGAGCGCCGTGTCAAGCATCCACTTTATGGTAAGTTTGTTGTGCGTTCTAAGAAATATCATGCGCATGACGATGCTAATACTTACAACGAAGGCGATTTGGTCGAAATTCAAGAGACCCGTCCGCTTTCAAAGACAAAAGCTTGGGCGGTATCGCGCTTAATGGAGGCAGTGCGGGTTATTTAAGTGAATAAAGCTAAAAATGGCGATGAATAGATTGCAATTTTTAGATTTTTTGCTATAATCATCCGTTCTTCTTTTTAACGGACATTTTGTCCTTATTCTTAACCCAAGTGGCCTATGGTCGGCGGGACCAAAACTGACCGGAAGGCGTTACAGTTTTTGTTAACGAATAGCGTAACCGGATTAAGTTGGGAAAGAGAAATTATGATTCAGAACGAAACTCGGCTTCAAAGCGCGGATAATACAGGCGCGCGGGAAGTTTTGTGCATTAAGGTGCTAGGCGGTTCAAAGCGTCGTTATGCAAATATTGGTGACGTCATTAAAGTGACGGTCAAAGAAGCAGTGCCGCGTGGTCGCGTGAAAAAAGGCGAGATTTTTAATGCCGTGGTCGTGCGTACTGCAAAAGGCATGCGTCGTCCAGATGGTTCGTTGATTAAGTTTGACAACAATGCTGTTGTCTTGCTCAACAATAAAAACGAACCAATTGGCACTCGCATTTTTGGGCCGGTTACGCGTGAATTGCGTGAGCGTTTCATGAAGATTGTTTCACTTGCTCCAGAAGTGTTGTAAGGGGTACGCAAAATGCAAAAGATTCGCAAAGGTGATCAAGTGATTGCCATCACTGGTAAAGATAAAGGCAAGCAGGGTGTAGTGCTTGCAGTCGCGGGTGAGAAGATCACGGTTGAAGGGTTAAATTTGGTGACTAAGCATGTTAAGCCCAATCCAATGAAAGGAACGGCTGGCGGCAGAGAAAGCAAAACGATGCCCATCGACAGATCAAATCTGGCTTTGCTTGACGCGAATGGAAAACCATCGCGGGTGGGTATCAGGGTTGAGAATGGCGAGAAAGTTCGCTTTCTGAAAACGACCGGTGCGGTACTTAGCGTTTGACGGAGTGATTAAAGAAATGGCTCGTTTGCAGGAATTTTATAAGCAGAAAGCAGTTCCCGAATTAATGCAAAAATTCGGTTACAAATCTGTGATGGAAGTGCCTCGTTTCACCAAAATTACTCTGAATATGGGTGTGGGTGAAGCGGTGGCTGATAAGAAAGTGATCGAACACGCAGTAGGCGATTTGACAAAAATTGCTGGCCAGAAGCCGGTTATTACTTTGGCGCGTAAGGCAATTGCAGGCTTCAAAATTCGCGAAGGTTATCCAGTCGGTGTGATGGTTACGTTGCGTGGCCGCATGATGTTCGAGTTTTTAGATCGTTTAGTGAATTTAGCGCTACCTCGTGTGCGAGATTTTCGCGGCGTATCGGGTCGTGCGTTTGACGGTCGTGGCAATTACAATCTCGGAGTCAAGGAGCAAATTATGTTTCCTGAAATTGAATACGACAAAATAGATGCATTGCGTGGGTTAAATATTAGTATTAACACCACTGCAAAAAATGATGAAGAAGCAAAAGCGTTGCTTACTTGCTTTAAATTTCCGTTCAAAAACTGAGGTTGCCGTGGCTAAGTTAGCATTAATTGAACGCGAGAAAAAACGGGCGCATTTGGCGCAAAAATACGCTGGTAAGCGGGCGGCTTTAAAAGCGATCATCGATGATGCAAAAAGATCAGATGAAGATCGTTATGAAGCACGTTTGCAGTTGCAGCAATTGCCGCGTAATGCGAATCCAACTCGTAAGCGTAATCGTTGCGCCTTGACGGGACGCCCGCGTGGTACGTTTAGGAAATTTGGTCTTGCCCGTGGCAAGATTCGTGAAATCGCCTTTCGTGGTGAAATTCCAGGTCTGATAAAAGCGAGCTGGTGAGGAGTAATCTAAATGAGCATGAGTGATCCTATCGCCGATATGCTGACTCGCGTTCGCAATGCGCAGATGGTCAACAAATTATGTGTTGCGATGCCGTCTTCAAAAATCAAAGTTGCGATTGCGCAGGTATTGCGGGACGAAGGTTATATTGAAGATTTTGCAGTTAAATCGGAAGGCGGTAAAGCAGAGCTAAATCTTGGGCTAAAGTATTATGCTGGCCGCCCGGTGATTGAGCGTATAGAACGTGTTTCGCGTCCCGGTTGTCCCGTATATAAAGGACGACACGATATTCCAAAAGTCATGAATGGCCTTGGCGTAGCGATTGTTTCCACCACTAAAGGCGTGATGACGGATCGTAAAGCGCGTGCGGCTGGAGTCGGCGGTGAAGTTCTGTGTTACGTCGCATAATTTTTGAGACCGCCGCTAAGGAGAAACAAGGATGTCTCGAGTAGGTAAGAGTCCCGTTGAATTGCCAGCGGGCGTAGATGTGTCGTTAGATGGCGGCATGATCACTAGTAAAGGGCCATTGGGTTCAATCTCGTTAGCTGAGAATCAGTTAGTTAAGGTTCAACATGTTAATGGCCAGATAATTTTTGAGCCGGCTAATGAAAGCCGTGAAGCCAACGCTATGTCAGGTACCATGCGCGCGCTTGTCGCTAATATGGTGCACGGCGTTTCCAAGGGATTTGAGCGTAAGCTTACTTTGGTCGGCGTTGGTTATCGTGCGCAAGCTCAAGGCGATAAATTGAATTTATCAGTGGGTTATTCGCATCCGGTTGTGCACCAAATGCCAGTGGGCATTAAAGTGGAAACGCCAGCCCAGACTGAGATCCTGATTAAAGGGATCGACAAACAAAAAGTCGGGCAGGTTGCTGCCGAGGTGCGTGCTTATCGTCCACCTGAACCTTATAAAGGCAAAGGTGTACGTTATGCCGATGAGGTTGTGATCCTCAAAGAAACCAAGAAAAAATAAGGTTGCTCGTTATGGATAAAAAACAATCTCGTATTCGCCGTGCCTGTCAGACGCGCAGCAAAATCGCTGAATTAAAAGTTCATCGGCTAGCTGTGCATCGCACTAATACGCATATTTACGCACAAGTATTTTCGCCCTGTGGCACCACAGTACTGGCGAGCGCGTCGACGATTGAAGCAGAAGTTCGTCAGCAGCTTGCAGATAAAAGCGGGAAGGGCGCTAATACGGCTGCGGCTACAATTATTGGGCAGCGGATTGCGCAAAAAGCGAAGGTGGCTGGTATTGAAACCGTTGCCTTTGATCGTTCGGGTTTTCGCTACCACGGCCGTGTTAAAGCGCTTGCCGAAGCGGCGCGCGAAGCTGGTCTTAAGTTTTAAGGGAAAAATTCGTCATGGCAAAAATGCAAGCGAAAGCTCAGCTTGAAGAACGAGACGATGGCCTTCGCGAAAAGATGGTCTCTGTCAAACGCGTCACTAAAGTTGTTAAAGGCGGTCGTATTTTAGGCTTTGCTGTTCTAACCGTGGTTGGTGACGGTGATGGGCGCATTGGCATGGGCAAGGGCAAGGCCAAAGAAGTGCCGGTCGCGGTCCAAAAAGCCATGGAGCAAGCTCGTCGCAATATGTTTAAAGTTCAGTTGCATAACGGAACGTTGCAGCATGAGGTGCCTGGTAAACATGGCGCCACTACCGTTTTGATGGCCCCTGCTAAAGAAGGTAAGGGAATTAAGAGCGGTGGTCCGATGCGCGCAGTGTTTCATGTGATTGGCGTGCGCAATGTGATGGCAAAAATTTACGGTTCAACCAATTCGTACAATGTTGTGCGAGCAGCACTCGATGGTTTGCGCAAGCAGTCTACGCCGGCGGATATTGCCGCCAAGCGTGGTAAAACGATTGAGCAAATTTTGAATTAAGAGACCTGCAGAGATCGTACCAAAATGTCAAATCAAACTGTCAAAATTCAGCTTATCAAGAGCCTAATCGGTACCCGCGAGTCACATCGCGCAACAATTCGCGGGTTAGGTCTGAGGCGTGTTAACTCGATCAGTGAGTTACAAGATACCCCCGCGGTACGCGGCATGATTAACAAGGTGTCTTACCTTGTTAAAGTCATGAACTAAGCGAAGGTCCAAGGAGTTCTAATGGAATTGAATCAACTTAAACCTGCCGCTGGCGCTAAGCATGCGAAGCGGCGAGTGGGCCGCGGCATGGGTTCCGGCTTAGGCAAAACTGCCGGCCGGGGTCATAAAGGGCAAAAATCACGTTCAGGCGGCTTTCACAAAGTTGGCTTTGAAGGTGGCCAAATGCCATTGCAGCGGCGTTTGCCAAAGCGTGGTTTTAAGTCGCTGACAAAAAAACTGTGTGCTCAAATTACGCTTTCTGAATTGCAGAAACTGCCAGTCGATGAAATTGATCCATTGGTCTTGAAACAGGCCGGCTTGATCGGTGAGTTGGTGTCTCGCGTTAAGGTCATAGCGTCAGGTGAATTGACGCGTAAGGTGACTTTGCAAGGGATCGCCGCAACTGCCGGCGCGCGGCGCGCAATCGAAGCAGCAGATGGTTCGGTGGTTTAAATAGACCCTCATTGATGAATCAATTCGTAGCATCGGAGAAGTTTTTTGGCTAAGCGCCCAAATCTTGCGAAAAACAGTAAACCAACGGCGAAATATGGCGACTTATTTAAGCGCGCCCTATTTTTGCTGTTAGCATTGGTGGTTTATCGGATTGGCGCGCATATCCCTGTGCCTGGCATAGATCCTGATCAGTTGGCTAAGCTCTTTCAGAGCCAACAGGGCGGGATTTTGGGCATGTTTAATATGTTCTCAGGCGGCGCGTTATCGCGTTTTACGATATTTGCGCTAGGGATTATGCCGTATATTTCGGCGTCGATTATCATGCAGTTGCTGGCAATTATCTCGCCGCAATTAGAAGCGCTTAAAAAAGAAGGGCAGGCTGGTCAGCGTAAAATTACGCAGTACACACGGTACTTTACGGTCTTCCTTGCTACTTTTCAGGCATTTAGCATCGCGCTTGCGCTAGAAAGTCAGGTGGGTCTGGTGCTTGATCCAAGCTTTATGTTCCGCTTGACCACGGTCGTGACCTTAGTCACGGGAACGCTGTTTTTGATGTGGCTGGGGGAGCAAATTACCGAGCGTGGGTTGGGTAATGGGATTTCAATTATCATTTTCGCCGGGATTGCTGCGGGCTTGCCGAATGCAATTGGTGGCCTCTTTGAATTGGTCCGCACGAATGCAATGAGCATTATTTCGGCTTTGATCGTGATTGCACTGATTGCTGCGGTAACGTATTTCGTGGTATTTGTTGAGCGAGGCCAGCGCAAAATTTTGGTCAATTACGCTAAACGCCAGGTCGGGAATAAGCTGTATGGTGGACAAGCTTCGCACTTGCCTCTCAAGCTGAATATGGCTGGCGTGATTCCGCCGATCTTTGCGTCGTCGATCATTTTATTCCCAGCCACTATTGCAAGTTGGTTTAGTTCTGGCGCGGATTCAAAGTTGCGTTGGCTACACGACGTGGCTGCTATGTTAGCGCCAGGACAACCGGTGTATGTAACACTTTATGCATTGGCAATTATGTTCTTTTGCTTCTTTTATACTGCGTTGGTATTTAATAGCAAAGAAACGGCTGATAACTTAAAGAAAAGCGGTGCTTTCGTGCCAGGTATCCGACCAGGAGATCAAACCGCGCGTTATATCGATAAAATTCTGACGCGTCTGACCTTGGCTGGTGCTGTTTATATTGTATTCGTGTGCTTACTACCTGAATTTTTAGTATTGCGCTGGAATGTGCCGTTTTATTTTGGCGGAACGTCATTACTTATTATCGTTGTAGTGACAATGGATTTTATGGAGCAAGTCCGATCGTATTTGATGTCGCAACAATACGAGTCGTTGCTTCGTAAGGCCAATTTTAAGGGCGGCAATCTCCCGATCCGTTAGAATAAGGGTCTAAAAGAGATTTCTGAATTAGGGGTTTATGGCCAAAGATGATGTAATTCAAATGCAAGGGGAAGTGCTTGAGAACCTTCCTAATGCCACTTTCCGGGTTAAATTGGAAAATGGTCATATTGTATTGGGACATATTTCTGGAAAAATGCGGATGCATTATATTCGGATTTTACCAGGTGACAAAGTGACGGTGGAATTAACCCCTTATGACTTGTCTCGTGCGCGGATTATATTCCGAGCGAAATGATTAAAGAGGACTTATATGAAAGTCATGGCATCAGTTAAATGTATTTGTCGTAATTGTAAAATTATCAGACGCAAAGGCGTTGTGCGTGTGATTTGCAGCTCCGATCAGCGCCATAAGCAACGTCAAGGTTGATAAGGAATAACAATGGCTCGTATTGCTGGGGTAAATATCCCGAATCATAAGCACATCGTAATTGGACTGACTGCTATCTACGGTATTGGCCGTACGCGTGCACTGACGATTTGTCAGGAGTCTGGTGTACCAATTACGAAAAAAGTTAAAGATCTTGACGATAAAGATCTTGAGAAATTGCGCGAGCAAGTTGGTAAATACGACGTTGAAGGCGATTTGCGTCGTGAAGTTTCAATGAGCATTAAGCGTCTGATGGATCTTGGTTGTTACCGCGGAATGCGGCATCGTAAGGGATTGCCAGTCAGAGGCCAGCGTACTCGGACAAATGCGCGTACTCGCAAAGGTCCACGGCGCGCTGCGGCTTCTCTCAAGAAATAAGCTTAGATAGTTAAGTACAGGACAGGAAATGGCTAAGGCTTCAAATAACGCTGCGACGCAACGCGCTCGCAAAAAAGTTAAAAGAAATATTACTGAAGGCGTGGTGCATGTTCATGCATCATTCAATAACACGATTATTGTCTTCACCGATCGTCAAGGCAATGCTTTTGTCTGGGCGACTTCAGGCGGTCAGGGGTTTAAAGGTTCACGTAAATCAACCCCCTATGCGGCTCAGATTGCGGCTGAATCGGCAGGCCGGACAGCACTTGAATATGGCTTGAAAACGGTCGAAGTTAGAATTAAAGGTCCTGGCCCAGGTCGTGAATCAGCTGTGCGAGCATTGCATGGTCTTGGCATTAAAGTCACCGAAATTTCTGATGTCACGCCGATTCCACATAATGGTTGCCGTCCGCCAAAGCGCCGGCGCATTTAAAAATCGAAATTTTTATTCATCGCCATAAGCCCACCGTCTAGCCATTAGGCAAGACTAGCGCGAACTCTGTTCGTGTGATTTATTTAAAAAGGAATGAAAAGTGGCACGCTATATAGGCCCTAAAGCTAAATTATCCCGCCGGGAAGGAACTGATCTTTTCCTAAAAAGCACGCGTCGCGCACTTGCAGATAAATGCAAGCTCGACAGCAAACCTGGTCAACATGGCCGGTCATCTTCTGGCAATAATCGTGCTTCTGATTATGGTAATCAGTTGCGTGAAAAGCAAAAAGTCAAACGTGTTTACGGTGTGCTTGAGCGTCAGTTCCGCCGCTACTTCACCGAGGCAGACCGTCGCAAAGGTAATACCGGCGAACTGCTTTTGCAATTACTTGAATCTAGACTGGATAACGTAGTTTATCGTATGGGCTATGGCTCAACTCGCGCTGAGGCGCGGCAGTTGGTGAGCCACTGTGCAATTACGGTCAATGGTCAAGTGGCTAATATTCCGTCTTTGCAGGTGAAAGCTGGTGATCTGATCGCTGTGCGTGAAAAAGCGAAACAGCAAACTCGCATTCAAGAAGCTGTAGGATTGGCTGGGCAAATTGGCTTTCCAGCTTGGGTTACAGTCGATGCTAAAAAATTAGAAGGGACTTTCAAGCAAGCGCCTGAACGTAATGAGATTGCGGGCGATATTAATGAAAGTTTGATTGTTGAATTGTATTCACGGTAATTGAATCAAAGCCGGTGCGCTTTGATGATGGAGCGCTGCGGCTGAGTTTTTCAGGTTATCACCTGTCAGCCCTACAGACATAATGAGCTGCGGGCATTAAAAGGAAAACCTATGCAGAACAATCTGTTGAAGCCCAGGATAATTGCAGTTGAGATGATGGGCGGCAACCATGCAAAAGTGGTCATGGAACCTTTTGAGCGTGGCTATGGCCATACTTTAGGCAACGCACTAAGGCGCGTGTTGTTGTCTTCAATGACTGGCTATGCCCCCACTGAGGTCGCTATTGGCGGGGTCGTGCACGAATATTCAACTATGGATGGCGTGCAGGAAGATGTGATTAATTTGTTGTTGAATTTAAAAGGGGTTGTCTTTCTCTTGCATAATCGCGATGAAGTCACCGTTTCATTGCGTAAAGAAGGCGAAGGCATTGTTACCGCTGGCGATATTGAACTGCCGCATGATTGCGAGGTTATTAACCCAGAGTATGTAATCGCGCATCTGTCCAAAGGGGGCAAGCTTGACCTTCAGATTAAAGTCGAAAAAGGTCGTGGCTATGTACCAGGCAATGTTCGCCAATATGGCGAAGAAGCGACTCGCTCGATCGGTCGGATTGTACTAGACGCTTCATTTTCCCCCGTGAGGCGAGTAAGTTATACGGTCGAAAGCGCACGGGTTGAGCAGCGTACTGATCTCGATAAGTTAGTCATGAACATTGAGACAAATGGCGCGCTGTCACCGGAAGAGGCGATTCGTCAGGCAGCCGGAATTTTAGTTGATCAATTATCGGTATTCGCTGCGTTAGAAGGCTCGGAAGTCAGTGCCGAACTTCCTTCACGCGCGCCGCAAATTGACCCGATTCTGCTGCGTTCGGTGGAAGATCTGGAGTTGACAGTGCGCTCCTTGAACTGCTTGAAAGCTGAAAATATTTACTACATTGGCGATTTGATTCAGCGTACTGAAAATGAGTTGCTGAAAACGCCGAACCTCGGTAGAAAATCGCTTAATGAGATCAAAGAAGTGCTTGCCACGCGTGGCCTTGCGCTGGGTGTGAAACTTGAAAATTGGCCACCAGTCAATCTTGATAGATAAACACGCTCACGCCGTAAAGGATTTTAGTCTTTGCGGCGTGCTCTGAGTAAGTTTTAGTTGTAGGATTTAAGCTCTAATTACCGGCCCGTTATCCATTTGGATTTCAAAAAGAGCTGGAATAAAACTTTTAATGTAAGGATTTAAATATGCGTCATCGTCATGGTTTGCGCAAACTGAACCGCACTAGCAGCCATCGCTTGGCTATGCTGAAAAATATGTCGGTCTCGTTGATTGAGCATGAAATTATTAAAACCACTGTGCCTAAAGCGAAAGCACTGAGCAGAGTGGTCCAAAAGTTGATCACAATCGGTAAAAAACCAACCCTCGCCAACCATCGGTTGGTATTTAATCGTCTACGTGATCGCGCTGTGGTGACCAAATTATTTGAGGTGTTGGGTCCCCGTTATGCTAATCGACCAGGTGGTTATTTGCGTATTCTAAAGTGCGGTTTCCGTAATGGTGATAACGCCCCTATGGCATTTGTCGAATTGGTTGACCGTCCTGTAAACGACGAAGCTACGCTGGATAGCGTGGTTGCAGAGCAGGAATAAAATACGTAAAGAAAAACACTTAAAAGTGCAAGATGCGAAAGATGAAAACCAGGCCAAGTGCCTGGTTTTCTATTTGCGGTGCAGCTAAAGCAGAAAAAGATTCGTTATGTTGAGTGATTCTATCCAGCGTTCGCAGTTCATCGGGAAGAGCATTTTGCTGATGTGGGCGCTGTTTTATAGCGCACTGGCATTAGCCAACGGGCCCTTTCTTGATGCCAAAGCAGCTTTCAAAATGCGCGCACTAGAGCGGCCTGGTGGCATTGAAGTCCATTTTTCGATTGCGCATGGCTATGCTATGTATCGTGAGCATTTTGGGTTTAGTGTTGGGCGCGGGGTGGCGACGCTAGGTGAGCCGGTGTTGCCGCCAGGCCAAATTAAATTCGATACTGCGCTGCAGAAGAATTTTGAAACCTACCGCAACGAAGTCGACATTTATCTTCCTGTGACGCATGTGGAGGGTCCCTTTGAGCTGACTGTCCGCACTCAGGGCTGTGCCGATCAAGGTCTATGCTATCCACCCATGATGCATTTTATATCTATCAAGGGTGCTGGGTTACAGAAGTTAAAGGCAGAGACTAGGCCGGAAGGTGTAAATACGGGGCCACCTACGCTGGGGGAGCGTTTAGGTATGCGCTACCTGACTGACTCTCTGGCTCATCTTTATAGTTTTCAATATGCGGAAGCGGTGCTTGAAGGACATGATTTCATCACCACGTTGATGATTTTCTTTGTATTGGGCGTCGCATTAAGCTTATTCCCGTGCTCCTTGCCAATGATCCCGATTTTATCGGCGTTGATCGTGGGGGAAGGAACGCAGCTCACGCGCTGGCGCAGTTTAATGCTATCTGTGATCTATGTGCTCGGGATGGCGCTAGTCTATACGGTGTTTGGCATGGTGGCCGCTTCAGCGGGCTATAGTCTCGGCCCAGACCTACAAAACCCATGGGTGCGTGGTGTTTTTGCGCTGTTGTTATTTGCCTTTGCCCTTTCCTTATTCGGTTGCTACGAGTTGCAGTTGCCACAATCTTGGCAAAACCGCATTAATTCGGTGTTATTAGGGCGTCAATTAAAGGGTGGTAAATGGCTTGCTGTATTTACGATGGGGGCTTTATCGGCATTGATTATTGGTGCGTGCATGACGGCGCCGCTATTTGGTGTGCTGACGTTTATTGCCCATACAGGTAATCTAATATTAGGCGGTAGTGCGCTTTTCTTGATGGCGCTAGGTATGGGAGCGCCACTGCTGCTGGTCGGTATTGGCGCGGGTAATATATTGCCTCGCGCCGGCGTTTGGATGAACGGAATTAAGCGGGTATTTGGACTACTGCTTGCCGCCGTTGCGCTCTGGCTAGTTTTTCCGTTGCTAGCGGCAGCGCTGAATTGGCAAAATGTAGGCATGACTTGGCGTGCAACCCGTATGCCAACCGCTACTGAATCCGCAGCCGTAGCACCCAAACAACTACAGCCTGGGTCAGCAGGCTTTACATTGATTCAGTCAAAGAGTGAACTCCAGCATCAAATTAGAGCGAATGGGCGGCCAAGTATGCTCGAGTTTTACGCCGACTGGTGCGCCAATTGTCGAGAAATGGAAAAAATCACTTTTACCGATAGTCGAGTGCAGGCACAATTAAAGCACTTTAATTTATTGCGCGCTGATGTGACGAAGAATAACCTCGAGCACCGCGCATTGCTTAAGCAGTTCAGTTTATACGGACCTCCTGCACTCCTTTTTTTTGATGAAAATGGTCATGAAATCAGTGCGTTACGGATGATTGGGTATCAATCGCCTAGCCTTTTTCTGAAAAAAATCGAATCCATTTATACGGCTCCATAAAGCGTTTCAGAGAGGCTTGTGTTTAGGCAATGGAGCGCAGACATTTTGCCGCATCTAAGGCAAAATAAGTTAATACACCATCCGCTCCTGCTCGTTTAAAAGCTAATAACGACTCCAGCATGACTTGATCATGCTGAAGCCAACCATTCTGAGCGGCTGCTTTGAGCATCGCATATTCACCGCTTACTTGGTAAGCATAAGTTGGGAAGTGAAACTCATCTTTTACGCGCCGCACAATATCAAGGTAAGGCATGCCTGGTTTAACCATCACCATATCAGCGCCTTCTGCTATATCCATAGCGACTTCACGCAATGCTTCATCACTATTGGCTGGATCCATTTGATAAGTCATTTTATTGCTTTGACCGAGCTGAAGCGCTGACCCTACAGCTTCCCGGAAAGGGCCATAAAAGGCGGAAGCATATTTGGCAGCATACGCCATA
The Mycoavidus cysteinexigens genome window above contains:
- the rplR gene encoding 50S ribosomal protein L18, whose protein sequence is MDKKQSRIRRACQTRSKIAELKVHRLAVHRTNTHIYAQVFSPCGTTVLASASTIEAEVRQQLADKSGKGANTAAATIIGQRIAQKAKVAGIETVAFDRSGFRYHGRVKALAEAAREAGLKF
- the rplF gene encoding 50S ribosomal protein L6, whose protein sequence is MSRVGKSPVELPAGVDVSLDGGMITSKGPLGSISLAENQLVKVQHVNGQIIFEPANESREANAMSGTMRALVANMVHGVSKGFERKLTLVGVGYRAQAQGDKLNLSVGYSHPVVHQMPVGIKVETPAQTEILIKGIDKQKVGQVAAEVRAYRPPEPYKGKGVRYADEVVILKETKKK
- the rplO gene encoding 50S ribosomal protein L15, translated to MELNQLKPAAGAKHAKRRVGRGMGSGLGKTAGRGHKGQKSRSGGFHKVGFEGGQMPLQRRLPKRGFKSLTKKLCAQITLSELQKLPVDEIDPLVLKQAGLIGELVSRVKVIASGELTRKVTLQGIAATAGARRAIEAADGSVV
- the rpmJ gene encoding 50S ribosomal protein L36, whose amino-acid sequence is MKVMASVKCICRNCKIIRRKGVVRVICSSDQRHKQRQG
- the rplX gene encoding 50S ribosomal protein L24; the encoded protein is MQKIRKGDQVIAITGKDKGKQGVVLAVAGEKITVEGLNLVTKHVKPNPMKGTAGGRESKTMPIDRSNLALLDANGKPSRVGIRVENGEKVRFLKTTGAVLSV
- the secY gene encoding preprotein translocase subunit SecY gives rise to the protein MAKRPNLAKNSKPTAKYGDLFKRALFLLLALVVYRIGAHIPVPGIDPDQLAKLFQSQQGGILGMFNMFSGGALSRFTIFALGIMPYISASIIMQLLAIISPQLEALKKEGQAGQRKITQYTRYFTVFLATFQAFSIALALESQVGLVLDPSFMFRLTTVVTLVTGTLFLMWLGEQITERGLGNGISIIIFAGIAAGLPNAIGGLFELVRTNAMSIISALIVIALIAAVTYFVVFVERGQRKILVNYAKRQVGNKLYGGQASHLPLKLNMAGVIPPIFASSIILFPATIASWFSSGADSKLRWLHDVAAMLAPGQPVYVTLYALAIMFFCFFYTALVFNSKETADNLKKSGAFVPGIRPGDQTARYIDKILTRLTLAGAVYIVFVCLLPEFLVLRWNVPFYFGGTSLLIIVVVTMDFMEQVRSYLMSQQYESLLRKANFKGGNLPIR
- the rpmD gene encoding 50S ribosomal protein L30 — protein: MSNQTVKIQLIKSLIGTRESHRATIRGLGLRRVNSISELQDTPAVRGMINKVSYLVKVMN
- the rpsH gene encoding 30S ribosomal protein S8, whose translation is MSMSDPIADMLTRVRNAQMVNKLCVAMPSSKIKVAIAQVLRDEGYIEDFAVKSEGGKAELNLGLKYYAGRPVIERIERVSRPGCPVYKGRHDIPKVMNGLGVAIVSTTKGVMTDRKARAAGVGGEVLCYVA
- the rpsE gene encoding 30S ribosomal protein S5; the encoded protein is MAKMQAKAQLEERDDGLREKMVSVKRVTKVVKGGRILGFAVLTVVGDGDGRIGMGKGKAKEVPVAVQKAMEQARRNMFKVQLHNGTLQHEVPGKHGATTVLMAPAKEGKGIKSGGPMRAVFHVIGVRNVMAKIYGSTNSYNVVRAALDGLRKQSTPADIAAKRGKTIEQILN
- the rpsQ gene encoding 30S ribosomal protein S17, which produces MNDVKTSLKRTLIGRVISNKMDKTVTVLIERRVKHPLYGKFVVRSKKYHAHDDANTYNEGDLVEIQETRPLSKTKAWAVSRLMEAVRVI
- the rpsK gene encoding 30S ribosomal protein S11; protein product: MAKASNNAATQRARKKVKRNITEGVVHVHASFNNTIIVFTDRQGNAFVWATSGGQGFKGSRKSTPYAAQIAAESAGRTALEYGLKTVEVRIKGPGPGRESAVRALHGLGIKVTEISDVTPIPHNGCRPPKRRRI
- the infA gene encoding translation initiation factor IF-1 → MAKDDVIQMQGEVLENLPNATFRVKLENGHIVLGHISGKMRMHYIRILPGDKVTVELTPYDLSRARIIFRAK
- the rplE gene encoding 50S ribosomal protein L5, yielding MARLQEFYKQKAVPELMQKFGYKSVMEVPRFTKITLNMGVGEAVADKKVIEHAVGDLTKIAGQKPVITLARKAIAGFKIREGYPVGVMVTLRGRMMFEFLDRLVNLALPRVRDFRGVSGRAFDGRGNYNLGVKEQIMFPEIEYDKIDALRGLNISINTTAKNDEEAKALLTCFKFPFKN
- the rplQ gene encoding 50S ribosomal protein L17, which encodes MRHRHGLRKLNRTSSHRLAMLKNMSVSLIEHEIIKTTVPKAKALSRVVQKLITIGKKPTLANHRLVFNRLRDRAVVTKLFEVLGPRYANRPGGYLRILKCGFRNGDNAPMAFVELVDRPVNDEATLDSVVAEQE
- the rpsN gene encoding 30S ribosomal protein S14, which translates into the protein MAKLALIEREKKRAHLAQKYAGKRAALKAIIDDAKRSDEDRYEARLQLQQLPRNANPTRKRNRCALTGRPRGTFRKFGLARGKIREIAFRGEIPGLIKASW
- the rpsM gene encoding 30S ribosomal protein S13, giving the protein MARIAGVNIPNHKHIVIGLTAIYGIGRTRALTICQESGVPITKKVKDLDDKDLEKLREQVGKYDVEGDLRREVSMSIKRLMDLGCYRGMRHRKGLPVRGQRTRTNARTRKGPRRAAASLKK
- the rpsD gene encoding 30S ribosomal protein S4 — protein: MARYIGPKAKLSRREGTDLFLKSTRRALADKCKLDSKPGQHGRSSSGNNRASDYGNQLREKQKVKRVYGVLERQFRRYFTEADRRKGNTGELLLQLLESRLDNVVYRMGYGSTRAEARQLVSHCAITVNGQVANIPSLQVKAGDLIAVREKAKQQTRIQEAVGLAGQIGFPAWVTVDAKKLEGTFKQAPERNEIAGDINESLIVELYSR
- the rplN gene encoding 50S ribosomal protein L14: MIQNETRLQSADNTGAREVLCIKVLGGSKRRYANIGDVIKVTVKEAVPRGRVKKGEIFNAVVVRTAKGMRRPDGSLIKFDNNAVVLLNNKNEPIGTRIFGPVTRELRERFMKIVSLAPEVL
- a CDS encoding DNA-directed RNA polymerase subunit alpha, coding for MQNNLLKPRIIAVEMMGGNHAKVVMEPFERGYGHTLGNALRRVLLSSMTGYAPTEVAIGGVVHEYSTMDGVQEDVINLLLNLKGVVFLLHNRDEVTVSLRKEGEGIVTAGDIELPHDCEVINPEYVIAHLSKGGKLDLQIKVEKGRGYVPGNVRQYGEEATRSIGRIVLDASFSPVRRVSYTVESARVEQRTDLDKLVMNIETNGALSPEEAIRQAAGILVDQLSVFAALEGSEVSAELPSRAPQIDPILLRSVEDLELTVRSLNCLKAENIYYIGDLIQRTENELLKTPNLGRKSLNEIKEVLATRGLALGVKLENWPPVNLDR